In a genomic window of Pedobacter sp. KBS0701:
- a CDS encoding SIS domain-containing protein → MKSKKSIIQSAISTLELEAAAILNVAKNINNDFEKAVSSILQGKGRVIVTGIGKSAIIAQKMVATFNSTGTPAIFMHAADAIHGDLGMIQIDDIVICLSKSGNTPEIKVLTPLLKTAGNLLIGMVGELNSFLAEQADLILNTSFEKEACPHNLAPTTSTTAQLAMGDALAICLLECREFNEADFAKYHPGGSLGKKLYLKARDLALSNEKPSISPTASVKDVLIEISKNRLGAVAVVDSANHVLGVITDGDIRRMLENNNSIAGLKAEDIMGKSPKSIQFDTLAVDALDIIKQNNITQLLVLEQNTYFGIIHLHDLLNEGIV, encoded by the coding sequence TTGAAAAGTAAAAAATCAATAATCCAGTCAGCTATAAGCACTTTAGAACTTGAAGCAGCCGCAATATTAAATGTTGCTAAGAATATTAACAACGATTTTGAAAAAGCCGTATCAAGCATTTTACAGGGTAAAGGACGGGTAATTGTTACGGGTATCGGAAAAAGTGCAATAATTGCGCAAAAAATGGTGGCCACTTTTAATTCAACCGGTACACCTGCTATTTTTATGCATGCTGCAGATGCTATTCATGGTGATCTGGGCATGATTCAAATAGATGATATTGTCATCTGCCTTTCTAAAAGTGGAAATACGCCGGAAATTAAAGTACTTACCCCATTGTTAAAAACAGCTGGCAATCTCTTAATCGGGATGGTTGGTGAGTTGAATTCTTTTTTAGCGGAGCAAGCAGATCTGATTTTAAATACTTCTTTCGAAAAAGAAGCCTGTCCACACAATTTAGCACCTACCACCAGCACTACCGCTCAATTGGCAATGGGCGATGCTTTGGCCATCTGTTTGTTAGAATGCAGGGAATTTAACGAAGCGGATTTTGCAAAATACCATCCGGGCGGATCGTTGGGTAAAAAACTTTACCTAAAAGCACGGGATTTAGCCTTATCAAACGAAAAACCTTCTATAAGCCCCACTGCCTCTGTAAAAGATGTATTGATTGAAATTAGTAAAAACCGTTTGGGTGCTGTTGCTGTTGTTGATTCAGCTAACCATGTATTGGGTGTAATTACCGACGGCGATATCAGAAGAATGTTAGAGAACAATAATTCTATAGCTGGTTTAAAGGCCGAAGATATTATGGGTAAAAGCCCTAAAAGCATACAATTTGATACCTTGGCAGTTGACGCCTTAGACATTATTAAACAAAACAATATAACACAATTGTTAGTTCTTGAACAAAATACTTACTTTGGCATCATCCATTTACACGATCTCCTTAACGAAGGCATTGTGTAA
- the recQ gene encoding DNA helicase RecQ — MDVKKSLFDNLQNFFGFDNFKGDQESIITNILEGNNTFVIMPTGGGKSICYQLPALMSEGTAIVISPLIALMKNQVDQLRAFGGNDSIAHFLNSSLNKSEITQVKSDLLSGQTKLLYVAPESLAKQDNIEFLNLIKISFVAVDEAHCISEWGHDFRPEYRKIKQVIAGLGNNIPIIALTATATPKVQQDIMKNLGMTEATLFKSSFNRPNLFYEIRPKRDITKEIIKYIKSNPGKSGIIYCLSRKKVEEVAEALNLNGISALPYHAGLDPKVRAETQDKFLMEDAEVIVATIAFGMGIDKPDVRFVIHHDVPKSMEGYYQETGRAGRDGGEGVCIAFYSQKDVDKLAKFMKDKPVSEREIGTQILKEVIDYAESGVCRRKQILHYFGENFNETGCNCMCDNCKKPKKQFDAEHQLSVLLKFIEKSGEKFDDAHLLNVFLGLETAQTIAYEHSKVPEFGIGKEEGELMWKSIIRQAVLNNYLFKDIDNYGLLKLTKQGRDFIVNPYSLKFILNEPIENGADDDDDDVKQGTGALDTHLLSLLKELRKKIAKQKSVPPFVVFQDPSLEEMCTHYPITVEELRQISGVGSGKAMKFGTPFIELIKKYVEDNDIERPIDLIIKTQANKSQMKVSIIQNIDRQIGLEDIADSKGITYEEILKEVESIVNSGTKLNLNYFIDEVIDDDRQDEVFDYFRAAESDSIDEALNELGETDYTREEIQLMRIKFMSELGN, encoded by the coding sequence ATGGACGTGAAAAAGTCGTTATTTGATAACCTACAAAATTTCTTCGGGTTTGATAATTTCAAGGGTGATCAGGAGTCGATCATTACTAATATTTTAGAAGGCAATAATACTTTTGTTATTATGCCTACAGGCGGAGGAAAGTCTATTTGCTATCAGTTACCTGCTTTAATGAGCGAGGGAACAGCAATTGTGATTTCTCCACTAATCGCATTGATGAAAAACCAGGTAGACCAATTAAGGGCATTTGGTGGAAATGACAGTATTGCTCACTTCCTTAATTCATCTTTAAACAAATCTGAAATTACTCAAGTTAAATCTGATCTCTTAAGCGGTCAGACTAAATTATTGTATGTTGCGCCAGAATCTTTGGCGAAGCAGGACAATATTGAATTTTTAAATCTGATTAAAATTTCTTTCGTTGCCGTTGATGAAGCGCATTGTATCTCTGAATGGGGGCACGATTTCAGACCTGAATACCGGAAAATTAAGCAGGTTATTGCAGGACTGGGAAATAATATTCCAATTATTGCATTAACTGCAACTGCTACGCCAAAAGTACAGCAGGATATTATGAAGAACCTCGGGATGACGGAAGCAACATTATTTAAATCGTCGTTTAACAGACCGAACTTATTTTATGAGATCCGCCCAAAAAGAGACATTACCAAAGAGATTATTAAATACATCAAATCTAATCCGGGTAAATCAGGAATTATCTATTGCCTTAGCCGTAAAAAGGTGGAAGAGGTGGCCGAAGCTTTAAACCTCAATGGAATCAGCGCATTGCCTTATCATGCGGGTTTAGATCCAAAGGTCAGGGCCGAAACGCAGGACAAATTTCTGATGGAAGACGCGGAGGTGATTGTGGCAACCATCGCCTTTGGTATGGGCATCGACAAACCAGATGTTCGCTTTGTCATCCACCATGACGTTCCTAAAAGTATGGAGGGTTATTATCAGGAAACCGGCAGGGCCGGACGTGATGGTGGCGAAGGCGTGTGCATTGCTTTCTACTCGCAAAAAGATGTAGATAAGCTGGCTAAGTTTATGAAAGATAAGCCTGTTTCTGAGAGAGAAATTGGTACACAGATATTAAAGGAAGTGATTGATTATGCAGAGTCAGGCGTTTGCCGACGTAAGCAGATCCTTCATTATTTCGGCGAAAACTTTAACGAAACCGGCTGTAACTGCATGTGCGACAACTGCAAAAAGCCCAAAAAACAATTTGACGCTGAGCATCAGTTATCTGTCTTATTAAAATTTATTGAAAAATCAGGAGAGAAATTCGACGATGCACATTTGCTGAATGTTTTCTTAGGCTTAGAAACGGCGCAAACCATTGCGTACGAACATAGCAAGGTTCCTGAATTTGGAATTGGTAAAGAAGAAGGTGAGTTGATGTGGAAATCGATTATCCGCCAGGCTGTTTTAAACAATTATCTTTTTAAGGATATTGATAATTATGGTTTATTGAAATTAACAAAGCAAGGGAGAGATTTTATTGTTAATCCTTATAGCCTTAAATTTATATTGAATGAACCCATAGAGAACGGTGCTGACGATGATGATGATGATGTAAAACAAGGCACAGGTGCATTAGATACTCATCTTTTATCACTGCTTAAAGAATTACGTAAAAAAATTGCAAAACAGAAAAGTGTTCCGCCATTCGTGGTTTTCCAGGATCCATCATTAGAGGAAATGTGTACACACTACCCGATTACGGTGGAAGAACTTCGCCAGATTTCTGGTGTAGGTTCGGGTAAAGCGATGAAATTCGGAACACCTTTTATCGAATTGATTAAAAAATATGTCGAGGATAACGATATCGAACGTCCTATCGATCTGATTATTAAAACTCAGGCCAATAAATCACAAATGAAAGTTTCGATCATACAAAATATCGACAGACAGATCGGTTTGGAAGACATTGCCGATTCGAAAGGCATTACTTATGAAGAAATCCTGAAAGAAGTAGAATCGATTGTAAACTCTGGTACTAAACTTAACCTAAACTATTTCATTGATGAAGTAATTGATGATGATAGACAGGATGAAGTTTTTGATTATTTCAGAGCAGCCGAAAGCGATTCTATAGACGAAGCGCTTAATGAATTGGGCGAAACCGATTATACCCGTGAAGAAATTCAATTGATGCGGATTAAATTCATGTCAGAATTAGGAAATTAA
- the kdsA gene encoding 3-deoxy-8-phosphooctulonate synthase, whose translation MLNYLDKLKNTDSGNFFLMAGPCAIEGEDIAMRIADKIITITDKLHIPYIFKGSYRKANRSKGSSFTGIGDEKALRILERIGREFGVPTVTDIHESAEAAMAAAYVDVLQIPAFLCRQTDLLIAAAETGKVVNVKKGQFLSAGSMKFAVEKVKEAGNNKVILTDRGNTFGYQDLIVDYRGLPEMQGFGVPVVMDCTHSLQQPNQSSGVTGGKPELISTIAKAAIAVGADGLFIETHPDPANAKSDGANMLHLDLLEETLLKLVRLRQAVI comes from the coding sequence ATGCTAAATTATTTAGATAAATTAAAAAATACAGATTCAGGAAATTTCTTTTTAATGGCAGGTCCATGCGCTATTGAAGGCGAGGATATTGCCATGAGGATTGCTGATAAGATTATAACCATTACCGATAAACTACACATTCCATATATATTTAAAGGTTCGTACCGTAAAGCGAATAGAAGCAAAGGGAGTTCTTTTACAGGCATTGGTGATGAAAAAGCTTTACGCATTTTAGAAAGGATCGGTAGAGAATTTGGCGTTCCAACTGTTACTGATATCCATGAAAGTGCGGAGGCGGCAATGGCTGCTGCTTATGTAGATGTGCTGCAAATCCCTGCATTTTTATGCCGGCAAACTGATTTATTAATTGCTGCTGCAGAAACAGGAAAAGTAGTTAATGTTAAAAAAGGGCAATTCCTTTCCGCAGGTTCTATGAAATTTGCTGTAGAGAAAGTAAAAGAAGCCGGAAACAATAAAGTAATCTTAACCGATAGGGGAAATACCTTCGGATATCAGGATCTGATTGTTGATTACCGTGGTTTGCCTGAAATGCAAGGTTTCGGTGTGCCGGTAGTGATGGATTGTACACACTCTCTACAACAACCTAACCAAAGTAGCGGGGTTACCGGCGGTAAACCAGAACTGATTTCAACCATTGCCAAAGCGGCAATTGCAGTTGGCGCAGATGGTTTATTTATCGAAACACATCCTGATCCTGCAAATGCCAAATCTGATGGTGCCAATATGCTTCATTTAGACTTGCTCGAAGAAACCTTATTGAAATTAGTTCGCTTAAGACAAGCTGTTATTTAA
- a CDS encoding YqjF family protein, protein MTNKEVFLTAEWRKLALAQYAVDQSILQKYLPPHTELDTWQGKYYVSLVGFMFINVKLRGFNIPFHTNFEEVNLRFYVRYKDDKEWKRGVVFVKEIVPLPAITLVANTIYKENYQTLPMKHVWITQENQLEVDYLWKNKTWNNFQVIANAQAEEIRPDSEEEFITEHYWGYTNIGHNKTSEYGVEHPRWQAYPLKSYKINVDFGINYGNDFAFLNHARPDSVFLAEGSEIRVLKGKQF, encoded by the coding sequence ATGACTAATAAAGAGGTTTTCTTAACTGCAGAATGGCGAAAGTTAGCCCTTGCGCAATATGCTGTAGATCAGTCAATTCTTCAAAAATATCTTCCTCCGCATACCGAATTAGATACCTGGCAAGGGAAGTACTATGTGAGTTTAGTTGGTTTTATGTTTATTAATGTAAAGTTACGAGGCTTTAATATTCCATTCCATACTAATTTTGAGGAGGTTAACCTGCGCTTTTATGTTCGATATAAAGATGATAAAGAATGGAAAAGAGGAGTTGTTTTTGTTAAAGAAATTGTTCCTTTACCCGCAATAACACTTGTTGCTAATACCATTTATAAAGAAAATTATCAGACATTGCCAATGAAACATGTTTGGATAACGCAGGAAAACCAGCTTGAGGTGGATTATCTTTGGAAAAATAAAACATGGAATAATTTTCAGGTTATTGCTAATGCCCAGGCAGAAGAAATTAGACCGGACAGCGAAGAAGAATTTATCACCGAACATTACTGGGGTTATACAAATATTGGTCACAATAAAACCTCTGAATATGGGGTAGAACATCCGCGCTGGCAAGCTTATCCACTAAAAAGTTATAAAATCAACGTCGATTTTGGAATAAATTATGGTAATGATTTTGCTTTCTTAAATCATGCCAGGCCAGATTCTGTTTTCTTAGCAGAAGGATCAGAAATCAGGGTGCTTAAGGGAAAACAATTTTAG
- a CDS encoding (2Fe-2S)-binding protein translates to MKSSDQRPNQGDSRRDFLKKSSVITAIALTPGVAVKAAESNADERFAELFEKIPLKLTVNNKAYQTTVEPRVTLLDYLREELHLTGTKKGCDHGQCGACTVHVNGQRVNSCLSLAVMNEGKKITTIEGLANGDTLHPMQTAFIKHDGFQCGYCTSGQIMSAVACVREGRTNSRAEISEYMSGNICRCGAYPNIVDAIIEVKEGGEAV, encoded by the coding sequence ATGAAATCTTCCGATCAGAGACCAAATCAGGGCGACAGCAGGCGCGATTTCCTCAAAAAAAGCTCCGTCATAACAGCCATTGCTTTAACGCCCGGGGTTGCAGTTAAAGCAGCTGAAAGTAATGCTGATGAACGTTTTGCCGAACTTTTTGAGAAAATCCCTTTGAAGCTTACGGTAAACAATAAAGCTTATCAAACAACAGTAGAGCCTCGGGTAACACTTTTAGACTATCTCCGCGAAGAATTACATTTAACAGGTACCAAAAAAGGGTGTGATCATGGTCAGTGCGGCGCCTGTACTGTTCATGTTAATGGACAAAGGGTAAATTCTTGCCTTAGTCTGGCGGTAATGAATGAAGGAAAGAAAATCACTACGATTGAAGGTTTGGCAAATGGCGATACTTTACATCCTATGCAGACTGCATTTATTAAACACGATGGTTTTCAGTGCGGTTACTGTACATCTGGCCAGATTATGTCTGCAGTAGCCTGCGTGCGCGAAGGACGTACCAATTCGAGAGCAGAAATAAGTGAGTACATGAGTGGAAATATTTGTAGATGTGGTGCTTATCCTAATATAGTTGATGCAATTATTGAAGTTAAGGAAGGAGGAGAAGCGGTATGA
- a CDS encoding xanthine dehydrogenase family protein subunit M: MINFQYLRTTTAKSAIALLVKDKNAKFLAGGTNLIDLMKRGVTAPEKLIDINHIPLKQIEQVGNKIHIGALASNSAVADHDLIKEKLPLLSLALKAGASAQLRNVATVGGNMMQRTRCGYFYDIEMPCNKRQPGTGCGAMDGFNRMHAIFGTSEKCIAVHPSDMCVALVALDAEVILVNAKEERKMSFKDFHRLAGDTPQLDNNLRVDEMIIRLEIPVNNLAKNYHYLKVRDRASYAFALVSVAAAFEISNNRITDIRLAMGGVAHKPWRLTASENFLKGKEATSTNFEQAAQLAMKDARGYGGNDFKLILAPNTIIEALNLAKSKA, encoded by the coding sequence ATGATTAATTTCCAGTATTTAAGAACAACTACTGCGAAATCAGCAATTGCTTTATTGGTAAAAGATAAAAACGCAAAATTCCTTGCCGGTGGTACAAACTTAATTGATCTGATGAAAAGAGGTGTTACTGCACCTGAAAAGCTTATCGATATCAATCATATTCCGTTAAAACAGATTGAGCAGGTTGGGAATAAAATCCATATTGGTGCCCTGGCTTCCAATTCTGCGGTTGCAGATCACGATCTGATCAAAGAAAAACTACCCTTACTTTCATTGGCCTTAAAGGCAGGAGCATCAGCACAACTGCGAAATGTAGCTACGGTTGGCGGTAACATGATGCAGCGTACGCGTTGCGGATATTTTTACGATATCGAAATGCCTTGTAATAAACGCCAGCCTGGAACAGGATGTGGGGCAATGGATGGTTTTAACCGGATGCATGCTATTTTCGGAACTTCAGAAAAATGTATTGCTGTTCATCCCAGCGATATGTGTGTGGCCTTAGTTGCTCTGGATGCTGAAGTAATTTTAGTCAATGCTAAGGAAGAACGTAAAATGTCATTTAAAGATTTTCATCGTTTAGCAGGAGACACCCCACAGTTAGACAACAATTTAAGGGTTGATGAAATGATCATTCGTTTGGAAATCCCGGTGAATAACCTGGCTAAAAATTACCATTATCTTAAAGTTAGAGATCGGGCTTCCTATGCTTTCGCGCTTGTATCAGTTGCTGCGGCATTCGAGATCAGCAATAATAGAATTACCGATATCCGCTTGGCAATGGGCGGGGTAGCACACAAACCCTGGCGTTTAACGGCATCTGAAAATTTTTTAAAGGGAAAAGAAGCCACCTCAACCAATTTTGAGCAGGCTGCGCAATTGGCCATGAAGGATGCAAGAGGTTATGGAGGAAATGACTTCAAGCTTATACTGGCGCCCAATACAATAATCGAAGCGTTGAATCTTGCAAAATCTAAAGCCTAG